The Mannheimia pernigra sequence TTCGGCAGAACGTTAATAATTCTTTGGCTTCATTGGTGTCTGGCGTTTCCACTAAAACGTCCGAACTGTTGCGAGGATTTAACTCTGCATATTGTGCCAAGATCGGCGAAATTCGATCATTTTCGGGTAAGTTTTGCAGCAAATCCCCCACCACGACCATTTGGCGAATAAAGATCAATTGCTCGAATTTTAACTGTTGAGCTAATTTATCCGCCTCCCCTGCTTGGTAGCATTCAAAAATCACATAACCGCTGTTTTCTTTGAGGTTAGCAAAACCAAAAATGCCAAGTTGAGCGGCTTTATCGCTAATTTCTCCAGCCACTTCTTTTTCAAAACCAGCACGGCAATATAGGGCTAATTTATTGAACATTTCGACGTCTCACGCTGATATAAATTAACACCACCCAGCCAAGCATAAAGCTCAGCCCACCAATTGGCGTTAGCCAATGGATTGTTGGTATTCCCAAGGCTAATAGATAGAGGTTTCCGCTAAATAATAAAATTCCTAACGCCCAACTATCGCCAATTATATTAAAGGCTTTTGCTCTACAAGCGGGCGAATTTTGCGAAGCATTGGCAATTTGGAATAAGCCCAAGGCAAAAATGGCAAGAGTGTGGAACATTTGGTATTTAATGCCTGTATCAATCCAACCTAATGCTTTGGGTTCTACTAATTGGGCTGATAATGCGTGGCTGGCAATAGCCCCAAACGCCACGGTAAATAAACCGCTTAATGCAGCAAGGGTAATAAATTTGTTTTTCATAAATTTAAATAGAGAGAGTGATAAATAATTTACTATATCATATTGTGAGAGCTTACAAGCGGTGAAATTTTGCAAAAATTTTACAAAAAATCACCGCTTGTAGGTTATTTAGAGCGTAATAAAGCTAGGTGCTTCAAACACCGTCACTTTCGGGGCTTCTCCCTCAAACTTCTCGACTTGCACCGTGGTGGTGTT is a genomic window containing:
- a CDS encoding DUF423 domain-containing protein, whose amino-acid sequence is MKNKFITLAALSGLFTVAFGAIASHALSAQLVEPKALGWIDTGIKYQMFHTLAIFALGLFQIANASQNSPACRAKAFNIIGDSWALGILLFSGNLYLLALGIPTIHWLTPIGGLSFMLGWVVLIYISVRRRNVQ